Proteins encoded by one window of Leopardus geoffroyi isolate Oge1 chromosome X, O.geoffroyi_Oge1_pat1.0, whole genome shotgun sequence:
- the RAB9A gene encoding ras-related protein Rab-9A — protein sequence MAGKSSLFKVILLGDGGVGKSSLMNRYVTNKFDTQLFHTIGVEFLNKDLEVDGHFVTMQIWDTAGQERFRSLRTPFYRGSDCCLLTFSVDDSQSFQNLSNWKKEFIYYADVKEPESFPFVILGNKVDISERQVSTEEAQAWCKDNGDYPYFETSAKDATNVAAAFEEAVRRVLATEDRSDHLIQTDTVSLHRKPKPSSSCC from the coding sequence ATGGCAGGAAAATCGTCGCTTTTTAAAGTGATTCTCCTTGGAGATGGTGGAGTTGGGAAGAGCTCTCTGATGAACAGATATGTGACCAATAAATTTGATACCCAGCTCTTCCATACAATAGGCgtggaatttttaaataaagatttggaGGTGGATGGACATTTTGTTACCATGCAGATTTGGGACACGGCCGGTCAAGAGCGATTCAGAAGCCTGAGGACGCCGTTTTACCGAGGTTCTGACTGTTGCCTGCTCACTTTTAGTGTCGATGATTCTCAAAGCTTCCAGAACTTGAGTAACTGGAAGAAAGAATTCATCTACTACGCAGACGTGAAAGAGCCCGAAAGCTTTCCTTTTGTGATTTTGGGTAACAAGGTTGACATAAGCGAACGGCAGGTGTCCACTGAGGAAGCCCAAGCCTGGTGCAAGGACAACGGCGACTATCCTTACTTTGAAACAAGTGCAAAAGATGCCACGAATGTCGCGGCAGCCTTTGAGGAAGCAGTTCGAAGAGTGCTTGCTACCGAGGATAGGTCAGACCACCTGATCCAGACCGACACCGTCAGTCTGCACCGCAAGCCCAAGCCTAGCTCGTCCTGCTGTTGA